The following are encoded in a window of Sphaeramia orbicularis chromosome 20, fSphaOr1.1, whole genome shotgun sequence genomic DNA:
- the crygn2 gene encoding gamma-crystallin N-B, producing the protein MSQYSGKICFYEGKCFTGRKLEVRGDCDNFQDRGFMNRVNSIRVESGAWICYDHPDFKGQQYILEHGEYPEFQRWNSHNDHMGSCKPIRMHGEHYRIELFEGCNFSGQCVDICDDCPFLQSRGFSKNCINSVKVYGDGAWVMYEEPNFRGRMYIVERGNYCSHNEWQAQNPNIQSIRRVVNYF; encoded by the exons ATGTCACAGTATTCTGGAAAG ATCTGCTTCTACGAGGGAAAATGCTTCACCGGCAGGAAGCTGGAGGTCAGAGGTGACTGTGACAACTTCCAGGACCGCGGCTTCATGAACAG GGTGAACTCCATCCGtgtggagagcggagcctggatcTGCTACGACCACCCCGACTTCAAGGGCCAGCAGTACATCCTGGAGCACGGAGAGTACCCAGAATTCCAGAGGTGGAACTCCCACAATGACCACATGGGATCCTGCAAGCCCATCCGCATG CATGGAGAGCACTACCGCATTGAGCTGTTCGAGGGCTGTAACTTCTCTGGACAGTGCGTGGACATCTGCGACGACTGCCCCTTCCTGCAGAGCCGTGGCTTCTCCAAGAACTGCATCAACTCCGTCAAGGTCTACGGAGACGGAGC ctGGGTGATGTACGAGGAGCCCAACTTCCGTGGTCGCATGTACATCGTGGAGCGTGGAAACTACTGCAGCCATAACGAGTGGCAGGCCCAGAACCCCAACATCCAGTCCATCCGCAGAGTCGTCAACTACTTCTAA
- the nub1 gene encoding NEDD8 ultimate buster 1, whose translation MAEQNIEAKLKNLLKQEKIQLWNPPFTLEDNQPGLQHMQELSERYAPLLGLSVSEVGGALEAIRVQAVKRGNGNKTFRETNVATLELLLPRDSRKDPKTKTYLQTRLDVSVQDVVDRIGGEHDLRFIKLILNGRTLTADRRLDEQGVRNHSKMMVLKVSDAEWKQQQSKEEEKMKNQNESIQRTQKCFQILSERDGSEDPQTTPFLEIGDQKGNPLNIPPKEKKALILAMGFHEKGRSLMKKKQYDNALCHLLQADQQFSKCGSVLLRSVDNYAVLQLDIVWCYRALEALSCLDDGRLRLQRAEDCFIQCYGEQQQRLRMIKGNTGREEVLFLRLYLLQSLLSFIEGNDAQARQQLCKVESLYSRMCPDSEKMAQLMTLGFTEREARLGLRACQGDVEEAAIHISNRRQEREELKQRERQKRRTRMDAICTLTQLGYSRTDAARALHHAHGDLDRAYGILLDSSQTAQASNNNTEEELSPQKVEQLLYLGFERLASETALRLTGGDVQSATQLLLDNQGVLPAELLSVSPPSTSTSPSSEEPSTSSTSTEDDELVNEVLEDISRHEEDYLDLTLEEEGELIDTMKTYLSRGSAHTVS comes from the exons ATGGCGGAGCAGAACATCGAGGCCAAGCTGAAGAACCTGCTGAAGCAGGAGAAGATCCAGCTGTGGAATCCTCCGTTCACCCTTGAGGACAACCAGCCGGGTCTGCAGCACATGCAG GAGCTGTCGGAGCGTTACGCCCCTCTGCTGGGTCTATCTGTGTCGGAGGTAGGGGGCGCTCTGGAGGCCATCAGAGTCCAGGCAGTGAAGAGAGGAAACGGAAACAAGACGTTCAGAGAGACCAACGTGGCCACACTGGAGCTGCTGCTGCCCAGAGACAGCAGGAAG GACCCGAAGACCAAGACCTACCTGCAGACGAGGCTGGACGTGTCAGTGCAGGACGTGGTGGACAG GATTGGAGGCGAGCACGACCTCAGGTTCATCAAACTGATCCTGAACGGCAGAACTCTGACCGCGG ATCGGCGACTGGACGAACAGGGCGTCCGGAACCACAGTAAGATGATGGTCCTGAAGGTGAGCGACGCCGAGTGGAAGCAGCAGCAGagtaaagaggaggagaaaatgaagaaCCAGAACGAGAGCATCCAGAGGACGCAGAAGTGTTTCCAGATCCTGTCGGAGCGAG ACGGCAGCGAAGACCCGCAAACCACACCTTTCCTGGAGATTGGTGACCAGAAGGGAAACCCGCTGAACATCCCCCCCAAGGAGAAGAAG GCTCTGATCCTGGCGATGGGTTTCCACGAGAAAGGTCGATCTCTGATGAAGAAGAAGCAGTACGACAACGCGCTGTGTCACCTGCTTCAGGCCGACCAGCAGTTCAG taaaTGCGGGTCGGTGCTGCTCAGGTCCGTGGATAACTACGCCGTCCTGCAGCTGGACATCGTGTGGTGTTACCGAGCGCTGGAGGCCCTGTCCTGTCTGGACGACGGCAGGCTCCGCCTCCAGAGGGCGGAAGACTGTTTCATTCAGTGTTATGGAGAACAGCAGCAGAGATTACGCATGATCAAG GGTAACACAGGCAGAGAGGAGGTGCTGTTCCTGCGCTTGTACCTCCTCCAGAGTCTGCTGTCGTTCATCGAAGGGAACGACGCCCAGGCCCGACAGCAGCTGTGCAAA GTGGAGTCTCTGTACAGTCGCATGTGTCCAGACTCAGAGAAGATGGCCCAGCTCATGACCCTGGGGTTCACCGAGAGGGAGGCCCGACTGGGACTCAGAGCCTGTCAGGGAGACGTGGAGGAGGCCGCCATCCACATCAGCAACCGCAGacag GAGCGTGAGGAGCTGAAGCAGAGGGAGCGGCAGAAGAGGAGGACCAGGATGGACGCCATCTGCACCCTGACCCAGCTGGGCTACTCCAGGACGGACGCCGCCAGAGCCCTGCACCATGCCCACGGAGACCTGGACCGGGCCTACGGG ATCCTGCTGGACTCCAGTCAGACCGCCCAGGCCTCCAACAACAACACAGAGGAGGAGCTGAGTCCACAGAAGGTGGAGCAG TTGTTGTATCTGGGCTTCGAGCGTCTGGCGTCTGAAACCGCCCTCAGACTGACGGGCGGAGACGTCCAGTCGGCCACTCAGCTGCTGCTGGACAACCAGGGCGTCCTGCCTGCTGAGCTGCTGTCGGTGTCCCCCCCGTCCACGTCCACGTCCCCCTCCTCTGAGGAGCCcagcacctcctccacctccacag aGGACGACGAGCTGGTGAACGAGGTGCTGGAGGACATTTCCCGTCACGAGGAGGATTACCTGGACCTGACGCTGGAGGAGGAAGGAGAACTCATCGACACCATGAAGACGTACCTGAGCAGAGGCTCCGCCCACACCGTCTCATAA